The Brassica napus cultivar Da-Ae chromosome C7, Da-Ae, whole genome shotgun sequence genome has a segment encoding these proteins:
- the LOC106405999 gene encoding F-box protein At3g08750: MAFKTYYTALADLLQCENELLVQMDKDSAKLELSGDNASSHEQLKKSCSDLYYFLSILAELLDLQPPAKDGTITESVDVQPRAKDFTTWLAEVWPNHFIPIDLRPSVQADVLGEAAHTSDEQSAKEKDNTSEAYTVPLPFDVMRKILSRCEVEDLVRFRTVNKEINAYNYKLLMHQALEFFIRVDNNHTVQIMNPGTRVLRELETPEDFRGAGAVSSMVHCKGLVLCSFMDAKLAIWNPVLIKARWINPPSGGFTNFDFYGLGYNEPSPDSYKVLRFIHRAQFQNSHFSGDDIQQAEIYEFGTDSWKTVEAKRDWIIESWSKGLSINGRMYWVAWKRLQESSKPVAFILSFDFSTEEFKSIVDCPNNGKGTLRLGSFERDRLSLIQQSVSTRVIEVWVTESNLESFTRKFTMSARIPNLQRHFSHPVYTLGKNNGVMAWCLVEAKAESPMLFDKFVFCELYEEGGLGFESTIVNEREGGDVTLNVGYLYFPSLVPLPIVGSTPTTY; encoded by the exons ATGGCTTTCAAAACATATTATACTGCTCTGGCCGATCTCCTTCAGTGTGAGAACGAG ttACTTGTCCAAATGGATAAAGATAGTGCTAAACTGGAGCTTAGTGGAGACAATGCATCTTCTCATGAACAGCTGAAGAAATCATGTTCCGACCTCTATTATTTTCTCTCAAT CTTGGCCGAATTACTTGATCTGCAGCCTCCTGCTAAGGATGGCACAATCACCGAATCAGTTGATGTGCAGCCTCGTGCTAAAGATTTTACAACTTGGCTCGCAGAAGTTTGGCCGAATCACTTTATACCCATTGATCTGAG ACCATCCGTTCAAGCAGATGTGTTGGGAGAAGCAGCTCATACATCGGATGAGCAATCTGCAAAGGAAAAAGATAATACCTCT GAAGCCTACACAGTGCCACTCCCATTTGACgtaatgagaaaaatattatcaagGTGTGAGGTTGAAGATCTTGTGCGGTTCAGAACGGTGAACAAAGAAATCAATGCATACAACTACAAGCTGCTGATGCATCAAGCACTGGAGTTTTTCATCAGAGTAGATAACAACCATACCGTTCAGATAATGAATCCGGGGACCCGAGTTCTGCGTGAATTAGAAACTCCAGAGGATTTTCGTGGTGCAGGGGCTGTTTCCTCTATGGTTCACTGCAAAGGATTGGTCCTTTGTAGCTTTATGGATGCCAAGCTAGCAATTTGGAATCCGGTTTTGATCAAAGCGAGATGGATCAACCCTCCCTCCGGTGGTTTCACGAATTTTGATTTCTATGGGCTTGGATACAACGAACCATCTCCTGACAGCTACAAAGTCTTGAGGTTTATTCACAGGGCACAGTTTCAGAACAGTCACTTTTCTGGAGATGATATACAACAGGCTGAGATATATGAGTTCGGAACCGATAGTTGGAAAACGGTTGAGGCTAAGAGAGACTGGATAATAGAGAGCTGGAGTAAAGGGTTGTCTATCAATGGGAGGATGTATTGGGTTGCGTGGAAGCGTTTACAAGAGAGTTCAAAACCGGTGGCTTTCATTCTAAGTTTTGATTTCTCCACGGAAGAATTCAAATCTATTGTGGACTGTCCTAATAACGGGAAAGGAACGCTTAGATTAGGAAGCTTTGAGAGGGATCGCCTCTCTCTCATCCAGCAATCTGTTTCTACCAGAGTGATTGAAGTTTGGGTGACAGAGAGTAATTTGGagtcatttacgaggaaatttacTATGAGTGCTAGAATCCCAAATTTGCAGAGGCATTTTTCTCATCCTGTTTACACGCTTGGGAAAAACAATGGTGTCATGGCATGGTGCCTAGTAGAAGCCAAAGCGGAAAGTCCTATGTTGTTTGACAAATTTGTTTTCTGTGAACTTTATGAGGAgggtggtttagggtttgagtcTACGATTGTGAACGAAAGGGAGGGCGGGGATGTTACGCTTAATGTGGGCTACCTATATTTCCCAAGCCTTGTTCCACTTCCAATAGTTGGTAGCACGCCTACTACTTACTG
- the LOC106406782 gene encoding RNA polymerase I-specific transcription initiation factor rrn3-like isoform X1, protein MKIWDHPPNVVYALLELIISLATTRGKYLNCCLEMLIFNLLSQPHILNKKMREVPSLVHSALHKISYLVPPAPSQILYILVKRMPNIYNKGHGLVTYVDASLKLENSSIGKVVGDRILRVIMLRLLDLDVEIERDDIPQDDSTLGLFDMELEVAVEETMNEGEECPVQSLNQNYSKVSELLDKLMVLSFEHLESCQNAGRLDEVFEILFDLFENLILTTCKPKFPQFLLFYACSLDPEDCGVKFASKLLAIFLSSNKDRVTRTNAVDYLASYLSRGKFLHASFVARILKRLVDECADYCRTYNVGASSGHLVFYSGCQAIMYVLCFRMRSILDVPRFQLLLTPLESVLSHKLNPLKECNPYVVSEFLKQAKAGGLFIVSEAFIFGDLPESETSRAFGGFFSFDPCLFKISNSFISPNFIYWSMVKRTHDEDEAFAEVIVSGDTDNDEDYDDDPVLDNDVKRMSITPKQSYMRDTWRLSKMPSRIRPSTSPSQSL, encoded by the exons ATGAAAATTTGGGATCACCCACCTAATGTAGTATATGCATTGCTGGAGCTAATTATATCACTG GCCACTACTAGGGGAAAGTATCTGAATTGTTGTTTGGAGATGCTCATATTTAATTTACTCTCGCAACCCCACATACTCAATAAGAAGATGCGGGAAGTTCCTTCCTTGGTGCACTCTGCTCTTCACAAGATTTCTTATTTAGTTCCCCCGGCTCCCTCTCAAATACTTTACATACTCGTCAAGAGAATGCCTAACATATACAACAAAGGCCAT GGTTTAGTGACATATGTGGATGCCTCGTTGAAGTTGGAGAACAGCTCAATCGGAAAGGTTGTTGGCGACCGGATCCTTAGGGTGATAATGCTGAGGTTGCTAGATCTTGAT GTGGAAATTGAGCGGGATGATATTCCCCAAGATGACTCCACTTTAGGCTTGTTTGATATGGAACTTGAAGTTGCAGTTGAAGAGACCATGAATGAAGGAGAGGAG TGTCCAGTGCAGTCTCTAAATCAGAATTATTCAAAAGTCTCCGAGTTGCTGGACAAATTAATGGTCCTATCTTTTGAGCATCTTGAATCCTGTCAAAATGCTGGTCGTCTGGATGAG GTGTTTGAAATTCTTTTCGACTTGTTTGAGAACTTAATTCTGACGACGTGCAAACCAAAATTTCCACAG TTCCTGTTGTTCTATGCGTGCTCACTAGATCCTGAAGATTGTGGTGTGAAATTTGCCAGTAAGCTGTTGGCCATATTTCTCTCCAGCAACAAAGATCGAGTTACTAG GACGAATGCAGTGGATTATCTAGCCAGCTACTTGTCTCGTGGAAAGTTTTTGCATGCTTCTTTTGTGGCTAGAATTTTAAAAAG ACTGGTGGATGAGTGTGCGGATTACTGCAGAACATACAATGTTGGTGCTTCTTCTGGCCATCTAGTTTTCTATTCTGGATGTCAG GCAATCATGTACGTGCTATGCTTCCGAATGAGATCAATCCTAGATGTTCCTCGCTTCCAGTTGCTGCTTACACCGCTGGAGTCGGTTTTATCTCACAAACTAAACCCGTTGAAG GAGTGCAATCCATATGTAGTTTCTGAGTTCCTTAAACAAGCCAAAGCTGGTGGTCTGTTCATTGTCTCGGAAGCCTTCATTTTCGGTGACCTACCTGAGTCTGAGACCTCTCGTGCTTTTGGTGGCTTCTTCTCCTTCGACCCGTGCTTGTTCAAAATCTCCAACAG CTTTATCTCTCCGAACTTTATATACTGGTCAATGGTGAAAAGGACTCATGACGAAGATGAAGCTTTTGCGGAAGTCATAGTGTCTGGAGATACAGACAATGATGAGGACTACGATGATGACCCCGTTCTTGATAACGACGTGAAGAGGATGTCTATAACTCCTAAGCAGTCTTACATGCGGGACACATGGAGACTCTCGAAGATGCCTTCGAGAATCAGACCATCAACAAGTCCAAGCCAATCCCTCTGA
- the LOC106406782 gene encoding RNA polymerase I-specific transcription initiation factor rrn3-like isoform X2, which yields MKIWDHPPNVVYALLELIISLATTRGKYLNCCLEMLIFNLLSQPHILNKKMREVPSLVHSALHKISYLVPPAPSQILYILVKRMPNIYNKGHGLVTYVDASLKLENSSIGKVVGDRILRVIMLRLLDLDVEIERDDIPQDDSTLGLFDMELEVAVEETMNEGEECPVQSLNQNYSKVSELLDKLMVLSFEHLESCQNAGRLDEVFEILFDLFENLILTTCKPKFPQFLLFYACSLDPEDCGVKFASKLLAIFLSSNKDRVTRTNAVDYLASYLSRGKFLHASFVARILKRLVDECADYCRTYNVGASSGHLVFYSGCQAIMYVLCFRMRSILDVPRFQLLLTPLESVLSHKLNPLKECNPYVVSEFLKQAKAGGLFIVSEAFIFGDLPESETSRAFGGFFSFDPCLFKISNRFTI from the exons ATGAAAATTTGGGATCACCCACCTAATGTAGTATATGCATTGCTGGAGCTAATTATATCACTG GCCACTACTAGGGGAAAGTATCTGAATTGTTGTTTGGAGATGCTCATATTTAATTTACTCTCGCAACCCCACATACTCAATAAGAAGATGCGGGAAGTTCCTTCCTTGGTGCACTCTGCTCTTCACAAGATTTCTTATTTAGTTCCCCCGGCTCCCTCTCAAATACTTTACATACTCGTCAAGAGAATGCCTAACATATACAACAAAGGCCAT GGTTTAGTGACATATGTGGATGCCTCGTTGAAGTTGGAGAACAGCTCAATCGGAAAGGTTGTTGGCGACCGGATCCTTAGGGTGATAATGCTGAGGTTGCTAGATCTTGAT GTGGAAATTGAGCGGGATGATATTCCCCAAGATGACTCCACTTTAGGCTTGTTTGATATGGAACTTGAAGTTGCAGTTGAAGAGACCATGAATGAAGGAGAGGAG TGTCCAGTGCAGTCTCTAAATCAGAATTATTCAAAAGTCTCCGAGTTGCTGGACAAATTAATGGTCCTATCTTTTGAGCATCTTGAATCCTGTCAAAATGCTGGTCGTCTGGATGAG GTGTTTGAAATTCTTTTCGACTTGTTTGAGAACTTAATTCTGACGACGTGCAAACCAAAATTTCCACAG TTCCTGTTGTTCTATGCGTGCTCACTAGATCCTGAAGATTGTGGTGTGAAATTTGCCAGTAAGCTGTTGGCCATATTTCTCTCCAGCAACAAAGATCGAGTTACTAG GACGAATGCAGTGGATTATCTAGCCAGCTACTTGTCTCGTGGAAAGTTTTTGCATGCTTCTTTTGTGGCTAGAATTTTAAAAAG ACTGGTGGATGAGTGTGCGGATTACTGCAGAACATACAATGTTGGTGCTTCTTCTGGCCATCTAGTTTTCTATTCTGGATGTCAG GCAATCATGTACGTGCTATGCTTCCGAATGAGATCAATCCTAGATGTTCCTCGCTTCCAGTTGCTGCTTACACCGCTGGAGTCGGTTTTATCTCACAAACTAAACCCGTTGAAG GAGTGCAATCCATATGTAGTTTCTGAGTTCCTTAAACAAGCCAAAGCTGGTGGTCTGTTCATTGTCTCGGAAGCCTTCATTTTCGGTGACCTACCTGAGTCTGAGACCTCTCGTGCTTTTGGTGGCTTCTTCTCCTTCGACCCGTGCTTGTTCAAAATCTCCAACAGGTTCACTATCTGA